One window of Ziziphus jujuba cultivar Dongzao chromosome 5, ASM3175591v1 genomic DNA carries:
- the LOC132803757 gene encoding protein FAR1-RELATED SEQUENCE 9-like produces the protein MEKQMVEIYTHKIFLKFQDELWDSLVIMPQFVRENATHKMYVVKSSPKEGVRKVQEVAYDKELDFASCTCKKFESEGLPCRHILAFLRLFGNIPLPNQYIMKKWTRGAKCQIITDKQGVEIGGQHSSMLTWRAKLFQLASEVIDKAIIYEKASVIVNDGLQSLLGKIESIVSNTKSGGISEKGSTAHDYEALKDPSAVRAKGCRQRLKREKEKATNAAKHRGRRCNGYGKIGQSHDKINCPLLNNS, from the coding sequence atggaaaagcaaatggTCGAGATTTACACACACAAGatttttcttaagtttcaaGATGAGTTGTGGGATAGCTTAGTAATAATGCCACAATTTGTTCGTGAAAATGCTACACACAAAATGTATGTGGTCAAGAGTAGTCCAAAAGAAGGTGTTCGTAAAGTACAGGAAGTTGCTTATGATAAAGAATTGGACTTTGCATCTTGTACATGTAAGAAGTTTGAGAGTGAAGGACTTCCCTGTAGACATATCTTGGCATTCTTAAGACTGTTTGGTAATATTCCTTtgccaaatcaatatataatgaaaaagtGGACTAGAGGTGCAAAATGTCAAATAATAACCGATAAGCAAGGTGTTGAGATAGGTGGACAGCATAGTTCAATGTTGACTTGGCGAGCTAAACTATTCCAACTTGCTTCGGAAGTCATTGATAAAGCCATAATATATGAAAAGGCAAGTGTAATTGTGAATGATGGTCTTCAAAGTTTGCTAGGCAAGATTGAATCCATAGTTAGCAACACGAAGAGTGGAGGCATTTCTGAAAAAGGTAGCACTGCTCATGACTATGAAGCTTTGAAAGACCCATCTGCTGTGAGGGCAAAGGGATGTAGACAAAGATTAAAAAGGGAAAAGGAGAAGGCAACAAATGCCGCAAAGCATAGAGGTCGACGTTGCAATGGATATGGAAAAATTGGACAATCGCACGACAAAATAAACTGTCCACTCCTCAACAATTcgtaa